Part of the Antechinus flavipes isolate AdamAnt ecotype Samford, QLD, Australia chromosome 2, AdamAnt_v2, whole genome shotgun sequence genome is shown below.
ttatgaatgtagtgaatgtgggaaggccttcaaTAGGAAGTCAcatcttactgtacatcagaaaGTTCATACTGGACAGAAACTTTACAAATGTAGTAAATGTGCTAAGACATTCAGGCACAAGACACAATTTACTGTACATCAGAGTATTCATACTGGAAAGATTCTTTATGAATGTAaggagtgtggaaaggctttcatctACAAATCAGAATTTATtctacatcagagaattcacactggagagaaaccttatgaatgtagtgaatgtggcAAGGCCTTTAATAGAAAGTCACATCTTACTGAACACCAGAGAATTCATAGTGGAGAGAAActttatgaatgtaataaatgtgggaaagccttcagacATAAGACACAATTTACTGTGCATCAGAGTATTCATACTGGAAAGATTCTTTATGAATGTAAAGATTGTGGGAAAGCTTTCATCTACAACTCGGCACTTATTTTACATCAAAGAagtcatactggagagaaaccttataaatgtactCTATGTGAGAAGGCCTTTAGCAGTAAGACACAACTTACAGTGCATCAAAGTATTCATAccggagagaaaccttatgaatgtagtgaatgtggaaaggccttcaGAAATAGGAAACAACTTACTGTGCATCTCAGAGTTCATCCTGAAAAGATCCTTTATGAATGTAAAGAATGTGGGAAGGTTTTCCACTACAATTCAGAACTTACAAAACATCAAAGAAATCACATGCAAGAGAAACCATATGAATGTGgggaatgtgggaaggccttcagtAGGAAGTCACATCTTACTGTGCATCAAAGAAtgcatactggagagaaaccatatgtatgtagtgaatgtgggaaggcctttagGAGGAAAACATATCTCAACatgcatcagagaatccatactggagagaatcCTTATGAATGCAAGCAATGTGGGAAGGCTTTCCCTCTGAAGTCATATCTTAGAAAACATCAAAGAAATCATAGAgtagagaaaccttatgaatgtagtgTTTGTAGTAAGGCCTTCAATAAGAAATCATATTTTACTGtccatcaaagaattcatactggagagaaaccttacaaATGTAGCGAATGTGGAATGGCCTTCAGGAGTAAAGCACATATTACTGTGCATCAGAgcattcatactggagagaaacatTTTGAATGTAAGGATTGTGGGAAAGCTTTCTTTTACAATTCAGAACTTATTacacatcaaagaattcatactggagagaaaccttatgaatgtagtgTATGTGGAAAGGCCTTCAATAAGAAGTCAAATCTTACCGTgcaccagagaattcatactggagaaacaCCTTATGAATGTAGTGAATGCAGGATGGCTTTCAGGGTTAAGAGACAACTTACTCAGCATCAAAGAATGCATATTGGAGGGAAGCCTTAGGAATATAATTAATGTGGGAAGGTGTTTAGGAGGAAGCCTTATCTCATGTATCAGAATTCATACTAATTAGAATCCTTATGAATGGAAAGCATGTGGGAAAGTCATTTCTTAGAAAACTTGCAAGAAATGATAGAATAGAGAAATCTTAAAGATGTATTTGTATATGAGAGGGCCTTCCACAGAAAGTTATATCTTATTGTgcatcagaaaattcatactggagaaagacctggagagaatGTAGTGAATGTAGAAAATACATTACACAGAGGATACAACTTTATGTCCATTACAGAATTTATACTTGAGAGTTTCCTCATGAATGTAAAGAGTGTGAAGATCACCACAGTTtagattttattatatatcaGAAAATTCATGCTGGTAAAGGAAGGTCCTTATGAGagtggaaaggactttagaaattaGACACAATCTACTATATACATCAGAGCATTTATACTTGAAAGAAGACATTTAGGAGTAATACACAATTTACTCTGCATTGAAAATTCATTCTAGGAAGATTCTTTATGAGTTCACTACAACCAGTGTATTTTAACTCCACTACAACTTGGAACCTATTTGACAtcacagaattaaaatagaagaggaaCCTTATGAATGTCCTTTATGTAGGTAGGCCTTCCTTCTGACTTTAGAACTTACTCAAAATTAGTGCACTGATACTAGAGAAAAACTTCATGAATGTGGAAGACCTCCAGACTGAAGATACAACTATCAGCATACAAGAATCTATTCTCCATAGAAATCTTGTGAATTATGTAATTCATTTGGGAAGACATTTTGAATGAGTACCTTACTCTGATGTCCATCAAAGAATTCATCCTCTGTAGAATCTTTATGAATGTACAGTGTGGGAGGATCCCCTAGCTTATCTAGACTATGATTGTGAGTCAGTATATGAAGACCCAAGAGTCCTTATTTAGCCCCCCAGGagattttcctcccttcttcagaGCCCTCTAAGGGAAGAAAGATTAATGATATCTTCCCATGGGTTTTCTGCTACAGAGAGGATATAGTAGTTGAGCCAGAGGTCATGCTTTTGGGAGAGCCTTGGTATTAACTTTGATTCCTGGGCACATGGCATGCAGGAGTCATAGAGTTGACTTGGCCATCAGATGAACTTGATGTGTGATAAATACTTCCCTGTGCTTGAGGAAGGTATTATCTGAGTTGCATTCCTGATGTTGCTGGCACTGTTTCTGTTCACATTCATAGGGTAACCACAGAACCATAAAGATTTGGAATCACATAATTTTTCAAAAGCCTAGTAATGACCTATGGCAGATACTGACATTATATGATTTCTGCCTAGTATTCTACATATCAAAGGAAAGGAATTCAGTGAAATTCAGGTAAATAGCAAGAATAACTATTACTCTTAAATCAGCCATAGGCCTTGTCACTTAACTAATGACATAAAGAGAAGAATGGGATTTTCAttgtggtcaaaggatatgaatgggggttttcagaagaaataaaaaagaagtgtcatagaaaaatgctctaaattacctattgataagagaaatgtaaatgaaaacaattctgaggtaacacctcacatctatcagattaagTAATGTGATAAGATCAATAACTGATTCTggagaaaatgtagaaaaataagaACACTAATGCATAGTTCACAAGAATTTCAACCATTCTGCAAACAATTTGGACATGTCCCAAGGACATAAAAAACTGCATTCCCTTTTACCCACACTACTTGGTCTGTTTGCTAAAGAGATCAAAGTTAAAAGGAAATGGatctatgtatacaaaaatatttccagctctttttgtggcagcagagtattggaaattgagggaatgctcatcatttgggaaatggctggataagttgtCCTTTATGATTTTAGTGGAATActatttaatgtaaaaaaatgatAGATGGTAGTTcagtggcttagtggatagagcactgtacTTGAAGTCAgtaaatcctgaattcaaatgtaacctcagatacttaatacttctgtgactctgggcaagtcattcaatctctgtCTTAAtctattagagaaagaaattttaaaactattccaTTCTGTTTGCCAAGACAATCCCCATCATGGGATCAGGGACTCCattgaaccactacatagcaacAATAACTTAAGGGatatgttttcagaaaaatctagggacatccatatgaatttatatagaatgaaatgagcagaaccgtgTGGTCTTTGTACACAGAAAAAGCAATACTGTGATGATAATCATTTGtcaaagatttagctactctgatcaagataattctaaaagattcatgatgaaacatagtatccacatccagagagcaAACTGATGAACTTAATGtaaatagaattataatttaaaatttttctttttttaaaaatgattttgccacatagttattatttgaattttttttcagtattatttCCCATGTGTAATTGACATATTGTCTTATCAATGGATGTAGGAGGGCctgggaaaaattttaatttacttttgcattaattacattaaatttatgttttcatttaatttacatTAACATTAAATGTTACAAATgtccaaaataaattttatttaatgttcaaaaataaacaagatttgGAATCACCTACAACATAAACCAGTTTATTGAACTTCTAGAATTTGGtctttcttctaaacatatttctacatttatcatgctgcataacaaaaatcagatcaaaaggggaaaaatgagaaagaaaaaacaagctatgcattttttatttcctgcaTAGGTTaaatgtacactatttcaaagtctgattctttttgtacagcaaaataattgtatggatatgtatatataaattgtatttaaattatattttaacatatttaacatgtattggtcaacctgccatctgggggagaggggtggagggaaggaggggaaaaattggaacaaaaagttttgcaattgtcaatgccgaaaaattacccatgcatgtatcttacaaataaaaagctataattaaaaaaagctagtaaacaacaacagcaacaagtgAAACTAAtatgtgattcacattcaattcccatagtcctctctctagatgtggatgactttctccatcacaagacttttggaattgccttgaatcgttgaaaagagccaagcccatcacaTTCACTTTATTTTCAGTCTGCTTCAAAGACCCTTTGTTGACATGATTTTCATTGCATTCCGGGCCATTTATGGGTATTTGTCTAAGTGCTTTTTATGCCCTAATGCATGGTGTATTTATGTGAAAGTGCCATAAACAGCCAAGAAAAggaatattcctttcttttcccatccaGATTTCTctaaaaatccaattcttttcttccatagttaactttttaaaaaattctgtttgtctccttaatttcttatttattttatagttagatttatctagttctgagggaGAAAAGTTGAGGTCCTCCATAAGCAGGGTTTTAATGTCTTTCCTTCTGtaacttttaaaactttcataATTTAAATGCTATGCccctttaatatatatatatatatatatatatatatatatatatatagagagagagagagagagagagagagagagagagagagagagaagagagagagagagagagagagagagagagagagagagagagagagagagaatgaattaatATTACTCATTTCTGCTCCTTTAGGCAGGAGATAAATCAGAGGACTTGCAGTAGTGACCTCAGAGACTTGTGAGAGCCGGAGGTCCAAGGGGTCTTAATAAAGGGACATTGTTCTGTGAGCATCCCCTGGGAGCCCCTCTTTTCTACTCCAACTTGTACAAGTTCTCCTGGGAGCACGTGGGCTATGTCTGTAAGTCCACGAGATGGAGGCCAGCCGGCCTTGCCTATGAAGAAACCCCCGGGGCTGAGTAACCAGTAGTCTGTGCATCTATCAGGAGCCTTGGGGTTTTCTTCCTCAATGACACTGTGTGTCCTTGTGCTTCCACTTGGGGAGCCTCCTGCCTGTCCTGGGCTGACTTCCGCTGAAGGATCTCTTGCCGTGGACTCAGCTGATCCCTTCACATCCACAGGGCACGTCCAGAACCACGAATAGGTTTCCAACCTCTTCCCTCACCCACTTCTCGCAGGGAAGTTTTCacttctctttcccccaaattGGTCTACTCTTGGGGTTCCCCCCGGGCGAGAGCTCCCCTCTCCCTGCAGTCCTCTCCCGGGCCCCCGGCCCGCTGGGCCGCTCAGAGCTCCTGGGGCGCGTGGGGCTGCAGCAAAGTCCTCTCCGTTCCTCTCCCCCGACCCCCctgtccctccccccccccccccccggtccCAGTCCTTTCCGGACCCCCAGCGGTGAGCGCCTCCTCCCGGAGCTGCCCCCACGCTCACTGCCCCGCTTTGAGCCTGCAGGGCACTGGGCTCCGAGGACCACGGCGGGGCTCCCGCTGCCTCGGGACGAAAGGCGATGAAAAGCTCCTGTCGCCTTCTCCATCGTCTTCAGCTCTTCTCCCATTCTGCCTCTTCCCACAGTGGGCGCGCGGCCAGGCCAGGCCGGGCTCGGAGAACTTCAGCAAACGGGGCATTCCCCACCCTTACCAGGTGATGGGCCCGCCCTCTCACCCTCTTTCTACCTTGGGTTTCTCTGCCCCGAGCTGACCTGACATGGGGTGATCGGTCACATAATAGGTTTtttccccaggtttttctgaacccATCCCCTTCATTATTTCCTAGTGCACAATGCTGTTCCATCAGAATCAtttactacaacttattcagccattacctaggtgatgggtatccactcaattttgcAATCCTTTGccaacataaaacaaaacaaaaatcccacaCGAAACAATCAATCCTCCCCCATTCCCCCCCCaacacatttttgtacatttttcctgattcttttgagaattactccttttaatatagtttgaaatctgatacTTCTAGACTGTCACcctctccatttttaaaattaatttccttaatattcCCGACCCTCTCTttgtctttataaattttatttccccccccccccaattctgtAAAAAATTTCATAGCTTGGTTGGCATGGTACTAACGTAGTAAATCAATgtaggtagaattgccattttttaatattgtttccgTGTATccatgagcaatttatatttcaattgattagatatgtctttgtgtaaaatgttttgtaattatgtttttcTAGTTTGTGGGTGTGCCTGGATAGGTAATCTTCTCagcattttatattgtctgcagttattttaaaatggaattcctCTTGCACTTGCAGCTGGGTTTTTATTTGATACACACAttgatatatagatttatatggGCATATTTTGTGTTCTGCAATCTTGCCAAAGTTCTTCATTCTTTCAACGgcttttcattgattctctatgGTTCTCTGTCATATCATTTATAACTATCATCTGACACTTGTGTTTCATTATTCCcatattccttcaatttcttttttcttctattactacataactagcatttctagtataatgttgaaCAAAAGTTGATAATGACCACTCTTGCTTTACCTTGACCCTCTAAGAAAGGCTTCTAGTTTTTTCCTATAACAGATAATGcttttccttgattttaaatactatttatttaagaaaagcCACATTTTTCCTATgctttatagtc
Proteins encoded:
- the LOC127547511 gene encoding zinc finger protein 420-like, which gives rise to MALGLTVTRRGQESVTLQDVTVEFTWEEWMYLNPSQKKLYREVMLENYRNLASLGFAVSKPDVIYQLERNEETWMPETDNPKGSCPGSKEFTQEKSYKCSECGKAFKSKTQLTLHRSIHTGKILYKCKECGKAFIYNSELNLHQRIHTGEKPYECSECGKAFNRKSHLTVHQKVHTGQKLYKCSKCAKTFRHKTQFTVHQSIHTGKILYECKECGKAFIYKSEFILHQRIHTGEKPYECSECGKAFNRKSHLTEHQRIHSGEKLYECNKCGKAFRHKTQFTVHQSIHTGKILYECKDCGKAFIYNSALILHQRSHTGEKPYKCTLCEKAFSSKTQLTVHQSIHTGEKPYECSECGKAFRNRKQLTVHLRVHPEKILYECKECGKVFHYNSELTKHQRNHMQEKPYECGECGKAFSRKSHLTVHQRMHTGEKPYVCSECGKAFRRKTYLNMHQRIHTGENPYECKQCGKAFPLKSYLRKHQRNHRVEKPYECSVCSKAFNKKSYFTVHQRIHTGEKPYKCSECGMAFRSKAHITVHQSIHTGEKHFECKDCGKAFFYNSELITHQRIHTGEKPYECSVCGKAFNKKSNLTVHQRIHTGETPYECSECRMAFRVKRQLTQHQRMHIGGKP